A single genomic interval of Penicillium psychrofluorescens genome assembly, chromosome: 2 harbors:
- a CDS encoding uncharacterized protein (ID:PFLUO_002912-T1.cds;~source:funannotate) — protein sequence MDYNDDLEGAGYGRPASSRSNSRPPQRARFQAPQETVKQFWEQFNTKYPGRVYTVLPDNPYARTRAQNVPTGVIKGQEAVKSYEQARRECVRSVERIVKECERLNQKYTDPHFDIEVDLKSGRRNYLGGLGKKNEDMRPRGVKRVTEIFEKPRFYVNGPTASDVRQGRDGDCWVMAALCTLGNKKGLIENICVASNENVGIYGFVFYRDGEWQQCIVDDKLYLRAADYDESMDERPIWDDINRTDTEEEYRRAWQTGSRALYFAQCVDENETWLPLLEKAFAKAHGDYSAIEGGFVGEAIEDLTGGVTSEILPSNILDKERFWNEELMKVNKEFLFGCGTGFFSNWLDPKYRGPPRDRKGIETNHSYSIMEAREVGGYRLLRLRNPWGKKEWHGAWGDGSEQWTPEWMQLLGHKFGNDGFFWISYNDLLKKYQHLDRTRLFGTEWTIVQQWTTLNVPWSADYHSTKFRLDVITGGPVVIVLSQLDSRYFRGLAGEYDFMLKFRLQRDGEKDYMVRSHSSQFMSRSVNAEIDLEPGRYHVLMKITAFRHDDLESTEEILRRMASTRREKLVQIGLSYDLAHAKGLVADTEQEKRDNAARKAAERKRLAAETKKRLQKEWIREQKMAARQQRMAARRSGLVAAANGCRLGRSPERMPEEILGEGPVQSPTDVASISSDGSGRQVSGTTGGSVPTIQLNGSHTRRYGRRMTETSPRPSLDTRFATDGLDPSDLDLLEGFEFDTDLDMPPEGTVYPKSLRPFQGEELDENATDPWNAVCVVGLRVYSQDPQLCLEVIHPSPEDDMEAPLDRDDPAAASATTEKLFWSGRVTSRVVTRPLGESPRPPKQGQSSHGSNVILYLPPGPLFQDLGGRSTSGDLVSRLKLYQAQGNGSPNSASPPPQHVLASLTSATVVTVNYRLGTMQPLDDSSKVAKLEQNVDSLQKSIINDQPVDKSNFYQYPTPVHDTLAGFDWIRNNLDPEHIGVLGTHIGGSLALMLALTEAQLVRAVTALEPVCDWPGLDEYCISEDISKTNPESSAEESTGSNSSSATSTTKQKRSSKRKGFRGAVAPPDLVPLLNAREQFFARPEKCFDAFASPILFLRSAGRDVPRAFPQYLTGPEYPVPTIKRAAKTIAADHYSAVDESLWDRDVYPDVEIESEDSDISETSSGPVTRRRKALSRWPPYGLDYGLSGSTWSGPSHGIGRLQMTLPWVRIFLSEDSLSSLVSLHNSRRTKSKETEAETTVLARQAEEMVSVMQRACFWGQEKGVGERRVTLSAVHIRDADGTVDLDEVGRWLKDALDGSMEE from the exons ATGGACTACAACGACGACTTAGAAGGCGCAGGATACGGCCGACCAGCCTCATCGCGCTCGAACAGCCGACCACCTCAACGGGCACGGTTCCAAGCACCGCAGGAAACCGTCAAGCAGTTCTGGGAACAGTTCAACACCAAGTATCCCGGCCGGGTGTACACGGTGCTGCCGGACAACCCGTACGCGCGGACGCGGGCGCAGAATGTGCCCACGGGGGTGATCAAGGGCCAGGAGGCCGTCAAGTCGTATGAGCAGGCGCGGCGTGAGTGCGTGCGGTCTGTCGAGCGGATTGTCAAGGAGTGCGAGCGGTTGAATCAGAAATATACGGATCCGCATTTTGATATCGAGGTTGATCTCAAGTCGGGCCGGAGGAATTATCTTGGTGGGCTGGGGAAGAAAAATGAGGATATGAGACCGCGGGGTGTTAAGAGGGTGACG GAAATTTTTGAGAAGCCGCGCTTTTATGTCAATGGGCCCACGGCGTCGGATGTGCGACAGGGCCGCGATGGGGACTGCTGGGTGATGGCGGCGCTGTGTACCCTGGGCAACAAGAAGGGTCTGATTGAGAACATTTGCGTCGCGAGCAATGAGAACGTTGGCATCTATGGTTTTGTGTTTTACCGCG ACGGCGAGTGGCAGCAGTGCATTGTGGACGACAAGCTGTATCTGCGAGCAGCCGACTATGACGAATCGATGGATGAACGACCCATCTGGGATGATATCAACCGCACCGACACGGAAGAGGAGTATCGGCGCGCCTGGCAGACAGGCTCTCGGGCCCTGTACTTTGCACAATGCgtggatgagaatgagacCTGGCTGCCCCTCCTCGAGAAGGCGTTTGCAAAGGCCCACGGGGATTACTCCGCCATTGAGGGCGGATTTGTCGGCGAAGCCATTGAAGACCTGACAGGCGGAGTCACCTCGGAGATTCTGCCGAGCAATATCCTGGATAAGGAGCGTTTCTGGAATGAGGAGCTTATGAAGGTCAATAAGGAGTTTCTGTTCGGCTGTGGCACGGGGTTCTTTTCCAATTGGTTGGATCCTAAGTATCGTGGACCTCCGCGGGACCGGAAAGGCATCGAGACGAATCACTCGTACTCGATCATGGAGGCACGAGAAGTAGGAGGGTatcgtcttcttcgactcAG GAACCCGTGGGGGAAGAAGGAATGGCATGGTGCCTGGGGTGATGGATCCGAGCAGTGGACGCCCGAATGGATGCAGCTGCTTGGTCACAAGTTTGGCAATGACGGG ttcttctggatctcctaTAATGATCTCCTCAAAAAATATCAGCACTTGGACCGGACCCGCCTGTTTGGGACAGAATGGACTATCGTGCAGCAGTGGACTACATTGAATGTTCCGTGGTCTGCCGACTACCACAGCACAAAGTTCAGACTCGATGTGATCACAGGTGGACCGGTGGTCATCGTCCTATCGCAG CTTGACTCGCGATATTTCAGGGGCCTTGCGGGCGAGTATGATTTCATGCTGAAATTCCGTCTCCAGCGAGACGGAGAAAAGGACTACATGGTACGCAGCCACAGCAGCCAATTCATGAGCCGCTCCGTCAACGCCGAGATCGACCTCGAACCAGGCCGGTACCATGTGCTCATGAAAATCACGGCGTTCCGACACGACGACCTTGAATCGACAGAGGAAATCCTCCGCCGCATGGCATCGACCCGGCGCGAGAAACTAGTGCAGATCGGACTCTCGTATGATCTCGCACACGCCAAGGGCCTGGTTGCTGATACAGAGCAAGAAAAGCGAGACAACGCGGCCCGCAAAGCAGCCGAGAGGAAGAGACTAGCTGCTGAGACCAAGAAGCGGCTTCAGAAGGAGTGGATCCGTGAGCAGAAGATGGCTGCGCGCCAGCAACGCATGGCTGCCCGGCGCTCTGGGCTCGTAGCGGCAGCGAACGGATGCCGTCTCGGGCGCAGTCCCGAGCGCATGCCTGAGGAGATCCTGGGCGAAGGCCCGGTTCAATCTCCTACAGATGTCGCGAGCATCTCGAGCGATGGCAGTGGCCGGCAGGTCTCAGGAACAACCGGTGGATCGGTCCCGACTATCCAGCTCAATGGCTCGCATACTCGCCGGTATGGGCGGCGCATGACAGAAACATCTCCGCGGCCTAGTCTCGATACCCGGTTTGCGACGGATGGACTGGATCCCAGTGACCTGGATTTGTTGGAGGGGTTTGAGTTCGACACTGATCTCGATATGCCGCCTGAAGGCACAGTGTATCCGAAGAGCCTGCGTCCATTCCAGGGTGAAGAATTGGACGAGAATGCGACTGATCCGTGGAACGCCGTGTGCGTTGTTGGCCTGCGGGTGTACTCGCAGGACCCGCAACTGTGCCTCGAGGTTATACATCCGTCGCCAGAGGATGATATGGAAGCGCCTCTCGATCGTGAtgaccctgctgctgcgtcggCGACTACGGAGAAACTCTTCTGGAGTGGTCGTGTCACTAGTAGAGT TGTAACCCGACCACTCGGCGAAAGTCCGCGTCCGCCCAAACAGGGACAGTCTTCTCACGGCTCAAATGTAATTCTTTATCTGCCGCCAGGACCTCTTTTTCAAGATCTTGGCGGCAGATCAACAAGCGGCGATCTTGTTTCAAGGCTTAAGCTCTACCAAGCCCAAGGGAATGGGTCTCCAAATTCTGCCAGCCCACCACCGCAACATGTGCTGGCCTCTCTGACCTCTGCGACGGTTGTCACCGTCAATTACCGCCTCGGTACTATGCAACCTTTGGATGATTCAAGCAAAGTAGCCAAACTGGAGCAAAATGTCGACAGTTTACAAAAATCCATTATCAATGACCAACCGGTCGACAAATCCAACTTTTATCAATACCCAACGCCCGTACACGACACACTCGCCGGGTTTGACTGGATCCGAAACAATCTTGACCCAGAACACATCGGAGTACTTGGGACGCACATTGGTGGCTCATTGGCGCTCATGCTAGCTCTTACAGAGGCACAGTTAGTGCGAGCCGTCACTGCTCTTGAGCCTGTTTGTGACTGGCCTGGATTGGACGAATACTGTATTAGCGAGGATATATCGAAAACAAACCCCGAATCAAGTGCAGAGGAAAGCACTGGCTCCAACTCATCTTCGGCTACGAGCACCACGAAACAAAAGCGATCATCCAAGAGGAAAGGCTTCCGAGGCGCAGTAGCTCCCCCGGATCTAGTGCCACTCCTGAACGCACGCGAGCAGTTCTTCGCAAGGCCAGAGAAGTGTTTTGATGCCTTCGCCTCTCCgattctcttcctccgctcaGCAGGGCGAGATGTCCCCCGCGCATTCCCACAATATCTCACAGGACCAGAATACCCGGTCCCAACGATCAAACGCGCTGCTAAAACTATCGCAGCTGACCATTACTCCGCAGTCGATGAGTCTCTCTGGGATAGAGATGTCTATCCGGATGTAGAAATTGAATCGGAAGATAGCGACATCTCAGAAACGTCCAGCGGCCCTGTCACCCGCCGCCGGAAAGCGCTGTCCCGCTGGCCGCCCTACGGATTGGACTACGGACTCAGCGGATCGACATGGTCTGGCCCTTCGCACGGCATCGGACGCCTGCAGATGACTCTCCCGTGGGTCCGGATCTTCTTGTCAGAGGACAGTCTCTCATCGCTGGTGTCGCTTCATAATAGCCGACGAACGAAGTCTAAAGAGACCGAGGCGGAGACCACGGTTCTTGCACGACAGGCTGAGGAGATGGTCTCTGTTATGCAGCGAGCTTGCTTCTGGGGCCAGGAGAAGGGGGTTGGTGAGCGGCGGGTGACCCTGTCAGCGGTCCATATTCGTGATGCTGATGGTACGGTTGACCTGGA